Genomic DNA from Sulfurirhabdus autotrophica:
CCATATTTTTTCCTCACTTTTAGGTAGAATGGTAGCGACAACAAACGCTCTTTCAATTTGCTGTCGCTTCTTTGTTTATTTCTTTTTCATGAAAAATGTGTACTCTGAACCTGCCTCTGCAGATGACAAAAGTTCATTGCCCGTTTGTTTAGCAAATGCCTGAAAATCTTTAATTGCACCAGGATCCGTTGCCATAATTTTCAATACTTGCCCCGCCACCAATTCATTTAAAGCTTTCTTGCTCCGTAAAATCGGCAGGGGACAGTTTAATCCCCGTGCATCCAGTTCTTTATCGTAGTTCATTTCACTCACTCCTTAAAGATCATTTTCAATTTTGAATGTATTAAACACCACATCTATAGCGATATTTCGTGCCCCATGGAACACCGCATCCATGATTTCGCTTTCAGCCCATCCCAGCGTTTTAAG
This window encodes:
- a CDS encoding sulfurtransferase TusA family protein; translation: MNYDKELDARGLNCPLPILRSKKALNELVAGQVLKIMATDPGAIKDFQAFAKQTGNELLSSAEAGSEYTFFMKKK